From Flavobacterium alkalisoli, the proteins below share one genomic window:
- a CDS encoding T9SS type A sorting domain-containing protein, which yields MKTTTPILILLFLPFFCFSQSFFINSTNNAGTENYIYEIDLNTLTQEEIYACPTTNSDNQVFEMRYHDIAVTKSHIYYCSAWGSLYRKSITDDLSCEYLGTFNIAINSLCSDGSNYIYAAGFQNGESYIYKYNITTGVFSFMGYLPNEIIPAGDLFFYQNRFYVTTKNWDLPSCGIYEINMQDVNNSCNVMSLGNLQAYGAFSIDFGIYSKAYILVFDQGTVTGTVYELDMEQYELGEPIYQINNSYITGAAAVYERTSLNSVCGVLSLPDTEQAGNYMNIANPVTNKIEIETNIDQNNILESRLFDISGRIIRDFSNKSFDEFYVSGASSGTYILELKLSTGQKISKKIIIE from the coding sequence ATGAAAACAACCACACCTATTTTAATTTTACTTTTTTTACCATTTTTTTGTTTCTCTCAGTCTTTTTTTATCAATTCTACCAACAATGCCGGGACAGAAAATTACATTTATGAAATTGACCTGAACACCCTGACTCAGGAAGAAATATATGCCTGTCCAACAACGAATTCAGATAATCAGGTTTTTGAAATGCGCTATCATGATATAGCCGTTACAAAATCTCATATTTATTATTGCTCAGCCTGGGGTAGCTTATATAGAAAAAGTATTACAGACGATTTGTCATGTGAATATTTAGGGACATTTAATATTGCTATAAATTCTCTATGTTCAGATGGAAGTAATTATATATATGCTGCGGGTTTTCAAAATGGTGAGTCTTATATTTATAAATATAATATCACTACAGGTGTATTTTCTTTTATGGGGTATTTACCTAATGAAATAATTCCTGCAGGAGACTTGTTTTTTTACCAAAACAGATTTTATGTTACCACTAAAAATTGGGATTTGCCCAGTTGTGGTATATATGAAATAAATATGCAGGATGTTAACAACAGTTGTAATGTAATGAGTTTAGGTAACCTACAGGCTTATGGTGCATTTAGTATTGATTTTGGAATATATTCCAAAGCTTATATTCTTGTTTTTGATCAGGGTACCGTTACAGGTACTGTATATGAACTAGATATGGAGCAGTATGAATTAGGGGAACCAATATATCAAATAAATAATTCTTACATAACAGGAGCAGCAGCTGTATACGAAAGAACCTCTTTAAATTCTGTTTGTGGTGTTTTGAGTTTGCCGGATACAGAACAGGCAGGGAATTATATGAATATTGCTAATCCGGTAACCAATAAGATTGAGATTGAAACTAACATCGATCAAAATAATATTTTGGAGTCACGGTTATTTGATATTTCAGGAAGAATTATCAGAGATTTCAGTAACAAAAGTTTCGATGAATTTTATGTTTCAGGTGCGTCTTCCGGTACTTATATATTAGAGCTTAAATTAAGCACCGGACAGAAAATCTCAAAAAAGATTATTATTGAATAG
- a CDS encoding ABC transporter ATP-binding protein — MKAIKSTSLKKVLKFAKPYRTRYYLVVVFAVSLSLFAAIRPYLLKRTVDEYIDPKDETGLLFYIVLMGAALMFEVASQFYFVYWANWLGQDIVKDIREKLFMHISRFKMKFFDNEPVGKLVTRTVFDIESIARIFSQGLFMIISDLLKMMVILGFMFYMNWKLTIIVLLAMPILLYATRVFQIKMKSAFEEVRTQVANLNTFVQERITGMKIVQLFNREKIEYEKFQEINRKHNKAWLRNILYNSIFFPIADIISSVTLGIIIWYGGVSILNGDNVTTPGDLFAYLMFISMLFNPLRQIADKFNELQMGIIASDRVLELLDSEMQVQDAGTLIATHFKGNLDFKDVRFSYVDNEEVIKGINLKVNAGETVAIVGATGAGKSTIINLLNRFYEIKGGSISIDGTNINDFNLESLRRQIAIVLQDVFLFADTIYNNITLNNPEITREHVITAAKNIGVHDFIMSLPNGYDYNVKERGVMLSSGQRQLIAFLRAYVSNPSILILDEATSSIDTYSEELIQTATETITAGRTSIVIAHRLATIINADKIIVMDQGKIVEEGTHYELINRDEGYYKNLYYSQFAVES; from the coding sequence ATGAAAGCTATAAAATCCACATCATTAAAAAAGGTTTTAAAATTTGCAAAGCCTTACCGCACACGTTACTATCTAGTTGTTGTTTTTGCGGTATCACTTTCACTATTTGCAGCAATAAGGCCTTATCTTTTAAAAAGAACGGTTGACGAATACATCGACCCTAAAGACGAAACCGGACTATTATTCTATATAGTGCTTATGGGTGCTGCACTTATGTTTGAGGTGGCATCGCAGTTTTATTTTGTATACTGGGCAAACTGGCTGGGTCAGGATATTGTAAAAGACATTCGTGAAAAGCTTTTTATGCACATTTCACGCTTTAAAATGAAGTTTTTTGACAATGAACCAGTAGGAAAACTTGTTACCCGTACAGTATTTGATATCGAATCAATTGCCCGTATTTTTAGTCAGGGACTTTTCATGATAATAAGTGACCTGTTAAAAATGATGGTTATCCTTGGCTTTATGTTCTACATGAACTGGAAGCTAACCATTATTGTATTATTGGCTATGCCAATACTGTTGTATGCTACAAGGGTTTTCCAGATCAAGATGAAAAGTGCTTTTGAGGAAGTTCGTACTCAGGTAGCAAACCTTAACACTTTTGTACAGGAGCGTATTACGGGTATGAAAATCGTTCAGCTGTTTAATCGTGAAAAAATTGAATACGAAAAGTTTCAGGAGATAAACAGGAAACATAATAAAGCCTGGTTAAGGAATATATTATACAACTCTATCTTCTTCCCTATTGCCGATATTATATCTTCTGTTACATTAGGTATTATAATATGGTACGGTGGTGTGAGCATTCTTAACGGAGATAATGTAACAACTCCGGGAGACCTGTTTGCTTATCTGATGTTTATAAGCATGTTGTTTAACCCTTTACGACAAATAGCGGATAAATTTAACGAGCTTCAGATGGGTATAATAGCTTCAGACAGGGTATTGGAATTGTTAGACTCAGAAATGCAGGTTCAGGATGCAGGCACACTTATAGCGACACACTTTAAGGGCAATCTTGATTTTAAAGATGTACGCTTTAGCTATGTGGATAATGAAGAAGTAATTAAAGGTATAAACCTTAAGGTTAATGCTGGTGAAACTGTTGCTATTGTAGGTGCTACAGGTGCAGGTAAGTCTACCATTATAAACCTTCTTAATCGTTTTTATGAAATAAAAGGCGGAAGCATTAGTATAGATGGTACTAATATTAACGACTTTAATCTCGAAAGCCTGCGCAGGCAAATTGCCATAGTGCTTCAGGACGTATTCCTTTTTGCAGATACTATTTATAATAATATAACACTTAATAATCCTGAAATTACACGCGAGCATGTTATTACAGCCGCAAAAAATATAGGTGTTCACGATTTTATTATGAGTCTGCCTAACGGATATGATTATAATGTAAAAGAAAGAGGTGTAATGCTTTCGTCCGGACAGAGACAGCTTATTGCCTTCTTAAGGGCTTATGTAAGCAACCCAAGTATACTTATACTTGATGAGGCTACTTCGTCTATTGATACGTATTCTGAAGAGCTTATACAAACCGCTACCGAAACAATAACTGCCGGAAGAACATCAATAGTTATAGCTCACAGGCTGGCTACTATCATCAATGCCGATAAGATTATCGTTATGGATCAGGGTAAAATTGTGGAAGAAGGCACACACTACGAACTCATTAATCGTGACGAGGGTTATTACAAAAACCTCTACTACTCTCAGTTCGCTGTTGAAAGTTAA
- the ligD gene encoding DNA ligase D, giving the protein MKLSEYNKKRDFTKTAEPKGKVKKGGKKLRFVVQKHDASHLHYDFRLEIDGVLVSWAVPKGLSADTSVKRLAMHVEDHPMDYIDFEGTIPKGQYGGGTIMVWDTGTYLAEGSDNATESEKILKQQYVEGNIKIVLNGDKLKGSYHLVHMKGKDKEWLLMKGKDEFATKKDFDQHSVLTGRTLNQIEKDKDSDTWESSPKKNKKNSTDNILKEPDNSNTGFAADDVTNAKKLKSFPKNWRPQLATLTDEVFDNDEWVFENKFDGYRALIEIKKGKVNLVSRNGIYFNKKYPEMVEAFSIIKEDVILDGEIVVEDSNSKSHFQWLQYYHDEPDRGTLKCYVFDILYFNGYDLTGLELLNRKKILKALLPKSDVIVYSEHTVGKGTKTLKEAQKIKSEGLIAKKADSRYHLSKRSSDWLKIKVTNEQEMVIGGYTEPQGSRKGFGALLIGYYDGDKLIYTGKVGTGFNDDLLTELHTKLEKIERKTSPFSGETGEKNVHWVMPTLVAQIKYSEWTESGSLRHPVFIALRNDKDAKDVVRETNKNINPDKKTTLKKKKDTDTEKVEFTNTDKIFWPKEKITKGDVIEYYKEMAQYIIPLVIDRPQSLRRNPNGIKDQGFFQKDVSGAVPNWIKTRKLKSKSTGETIEYLICQDKETLLFMANWGCIEINPWSSRLGNLNNPDYIIFDLDPNEASIKDLVTTAKKVNEILDSIGIKGYLKTSGGKGLHVFIPVLPKYTYNQTRDFSHIISQHVNKALPDITSLERSPSKRKGKIYLDYLQNGKGKTMACAYSLRPREGATVSTPLDWSELTNKLDLKSYNINTIGERIKKKGDLWKDFFDNAIDLKSVLNKLS; this is encoded by the coding sequence ATGAAATTATCAGAATATAATAAGAAAAGGGATTTTACTAAAACTGCCGAACCAAAAGGTAAAGTAAAAAAAGGAGGTAAGAAATTACGTTTTGTCGTTCAAAAACACGATGCCTCTCACCTGCATTATGATTTCCGGCTTGAAATAGATGGTGTTTTAGTGAGTTGGGCGGTACCAAAAGGGCTATCGGCAGATACTTCTGTAAAAAGACTCGCAATGCATGTGGAAGACCACCCTATGGATTATATTGATTTTGAAGGAACCATCCCTAAAGGGCAATATGGTGGCGGTACGATTATGGTTTGGGATACAGGGACTTATTTAGCAGAAGGCAGTGACAATGCAACAGAAAGCGAAAAGATACTGAAACAGCAATATGTTGAAGGAAATATAAAGATCGTTCTAAACGGAGATAAACTTAAAGGCTCCTATCATTTAGTACACATGAAAGGTAAGGATAAGGAATGGCTTTTAATGAAAGGGAAAGATGAGTTTGCTACTAAAAAAGATTTTGATCAGCATTCCGTATTAACGGGGAGAACCTTAAATCAGATTGAAAAAGATAAAGATTCTGATACTTGGGAGAGTTCCCCTAAGAAAAACAAAAAAAATAGTACAGATAATATTCTTAAAGAACCCGATAATAGTAATACAGGATTTGCCGCAGATGATGTTACCAATGCAAAAAAACTGAAATCCTTTCCAAAAAACTGGCGACCACAACTTGCCACCCTAACCGATGAAGTTTTTGATAACGACGAGTGGGTATTTGAGAATAAGTTTGACGGCTACAGAGCACTTATCGAAATAAAAAAAGGGAAAGTAAACCTAGTATCAAGAAATGGAATTTACTTTAACAAAAAGTATCCTGAAATGGTCGAAGCTTTTTCAATAATAAAAGAGGATGTAATACTGGACGGTGAAATTGTAGTAGAAGACTCTAATAGTAAAAGTCATTTTCAGTGGCTGCAATACTATCACGATGAGCCTGACAGAGGTACTTTAAAATGTTATGTTTTTGACATATTATATTTTAACGGATATGACCTTACAGGTCTTGAACTACTTAACCGTAAAAAAATACTAAAAGCCCTTCTTCCAAAATCAGATGTAATAGTATATTCAGAACATACCGTTGGTAAGGGCACAAAGACATTAAAGGAAGCTCAAAAGATAAAGAGTGAAGGACTTATTGCTAAAAAAGCAGATTCCCGTTACCATTTAAGCAAAAGATCTTCAGACTGGCTTAAAATAAAAGTAACCAATGAGCAGGAAATGGTTATAGGTGGTTATACCGAACCCCAGGGTTCACGAAAAGGGTTCGGCGCACTTCTTATTGGATATTATGATGGAGATAAACTAATATATACAGGAAAAGTTGGAACCGGTTTTAATGATGACTTATTAACGGAGCTTCACACCAAACTGGAAAAAATAGAGCGAAAAACATCTCCTTTTTCAGGAGAGACTGGTGAAAAGAATGTGCATTGGGTAATGCCTACCCTTGTAGCACAAATTAAATATTCTGAATGGACTGAAAGTGGGAGCCTGAGGCATCCCGTATTCATTGCTTTGAGAAATGATAAAGATGCCAAAGACGTAGTACGCGAAACCAACAAAAATATAAATCCGGATAAAAAAACTACCTTAAAGAAGAAAAAAGATACTGATACTGAAAAGGTAGAATTTACCAATACAGATAAAATATTCTGGCCCAAAGAAAAGATAACCAAAGGCGATGTAATTGAATATTATAAAGAAATGGCGCAATATATAATCCCTTTGGTTATAGACAGGCCACAATCGCTAAGAAGAAACCCAAACGGAATAAAAGATCAGGGGTTTTTCCAAAAGGATGTTTCCGGTGCTGTTCCAAACTGGATTAAAACCCGAAAACTTAAATCTAAATCAACCGGAGAAACTATAGAGTATCTTATCTGTCAGGATAAAGAAACGTTGCTGTTTATGGCAAATTGGGGTTGTATTGAAATAAACCCCTGGAGCAGCAGGTTAGGTAACCTTAATAACCCTGACTATATTATATTTGACTTAGACCCCAACGAAGCCTCAATAAAGGATTTAGTAACCACAGCCAAAAAAGTAAATGAAATACTCGACAGTATTGGTATAAAAGGATATTTAAAAACCTCCGGAGGCAAAGGCCTTCATGTTTTTATCCCTGTATTGCCAAAATACACATACAATCAAACCCGTGATTTCTCGCATATCATAAGCCAACACGTAAATAAGGCGTTGCCTGATATAACCAGCCTGGAAAGGTCGCCTTCCAAAAGAAAAGGTAAAATATATCTGGATTATCTTCAAAACGGGAAAGGCAAAACCATGGCCTGTGCCTACTCTCTGCGTCCCCGTGAAGGAGCAACGGTAAGTACACCTTTAGACTGGAGCGAACTTACCAATAAATTGGATTTAAAATCGTATAACATAAATACTATAGGCGAAAGAATAAAGAAAAAAGGCGATTTATGGAAAGACTTTTTCGATAACGCTATAGATTTAAAAAGCGTATTAAATAAACTCAGCTAA
- a CDS encoding YifB family Mg chelatase-like AAA ATPase, whose amino-acid sequence MLIKVFGSAVFGVEATTITVEVNIDKGIGYHLVGLPDNAVKESSYRIAAALKNNGYQLPGKKITINMAPADLRKEGSAYDLTLAIGILAASGQIPSEDVDKYIIMGELSLDGSLQPIKGVLPIAIKAKEEGFKGFFLPKQNVKEAAIVSGLDVYGIENVTEIIDFFNGNATVQPTVINTREEFYKTLDFPEFDFADVKGQESIKRCMEIAAAGGHNIILIGPPGAGKTMLAKRLPSILPPMTLKEALETTKIHSVAGKIKDVGLMNQRPFRSPHHTISNVALVGGGSFPQPGEISMAHNGVLFLDELPEFKREVLEVMRQPLEDREVTISRAKFTITYPSSFMLVASMNPSPGGYFNDPDAPVSSSPHEMQRYLSKISGPLLDRIDIHIEVTPVPFEKLSDKQVAESSVEIRKRVTQAREIQIRRFEHLENTHYNAQMSTKQIREYCELDETSLLLLKTAMERLNLSARAYDRILKVSRTIADLDNSPNVEPQHISEAIQYRSLDREGWLG is encoded by the coding sequence ATGCTTATAAAAGTATTTGGAAGCGCCGTATTTGGAGTTGAAGCCACAACAATAACCGTTGAAGTAAATATTGATAAAGGAATTGGTTATCACCTTGTAGGATTGCCCGATAATGCAGTAAAGGAAAGCAGCTACCGTATAGCTGCCGCGTTAAAGAACAACGGTTACCAGTTACCCGGTAAAAAGATAACCATAAACATGGCTCCGGCCGACTTAAGAAAAGAAGGCTCTGCCTACGATCTTACCCTTGCCATAGGCATACTTGCAGCTTCCGGGCAAATACCCTCTGAAGATGTTGACAAATACATCATTATGGGTGAACTTTCGCTTGACGGAAGCCTTCAGCCAATTAAAGGAGTGTTACCTATTGCCATAAAAGCCAAAGAAGAAGGTTTTAAAGGTTTTTTCCTGCCGAAACAAAACGTAAAGGAAGCTGCTATTGTTAGCGGGCTTGATGTATACGGAATTGAAAACGTAACCGAAATAATAGATTTCTTTAACGGAAATGCTACCGTACAGCCTACGGTAATAAACACTCGCGAAGAGTTTTATAAAACCCTCGACTTTCCTGAATTTGACTTTGCCGATGTAAAGGGACAGGAAAGTATTAAGCGTTGTATGGAAATTGCAGCAGCAGGCGGACACAATATTATACTTATAGGCCCTCCGGGAGCAGGTAAAACAATGCTGGCTAAACGATTACCCAGCATCCTCCCTCCTATGACTCTTAAGGAAGCACTGGAGACAACCAAGATACACAGTGTGGCAGGAAAGATAAAAGATGTCGGCTTGATGAATCAACGCCCATTCAGGAGCCCGCATCATACTATCTCGAATGTGGCATTAGTAGGCGGTGGTAGTTTTCCCCAACCGGGAGAAATATCTATGGCTCACAATGGTGTACTGTTTTTAGACGAGCTACCTGAATTTAAAAGAGAGGTACTGGAAGTAATGCGCCAGCCGCTTGAAGACAGGGAAGTAACCATTTCAAGGGCCAAGTTTACCATTACCTATCCGTCATCATTTATGTTAGTTGCCAGTATGAACCCTAGTCCGGGAGGGTATTTTAATGATCCTGATGCTCCGGTAAGTTCCTCACCACATGAAATGCAACGCTATTTAAGTAAAATATCAGGTCCGTTACTGGACAGGATTGATATACATATTGAAGTAACTCCTGTACCTTTTGAAAAACTCTCTGATAAACAGGTAGCCGAAAGCAGTGTGGAGATTCGAAAAAGAGTTACTCAAGCCAGGGAAATACAAATCAGGCGTTTTGAGCATCTGGAAAATACACATTACAATGCACAGATGAGTACGAAACAGATTCGTGAATATTGTGAACTGGATGAAACTTCATTACTGTTATTAAAAACAGCAATGGAAAGGTTAAACCTTTCTGCTCGTGCTTATGACAGGATTTTAAAAGTATCACGAACCATTGCCGATTTGGACAACTCTCCAAATGTTGAACCACAGCATATATCAGAAGCTATACAATACAGAAGCCTTGACCGTGAAGGATGGTTGGGGTAA
- a CDS encoding DNA-deoxyinosine glycosylase, whose product MKKAFPPLVNEKCKILILGTMPGEKSLELQQYYGNRGNQFWKLLFTLLDAEFTHDYEKRKTLLEKHNIALWDVLEICEREGSLDSNIKNETANDFESFYINYPNIKHVFFSSKNAAKYYDKYVGRKPDITYEILPSPSGANATKSFSEKLEEWSKKILPLI is encoded by the coding sequence ATGAAAAAAGCTTTTCCGCCACTTGTGAATGAAAAGTGTAAAATATTGATATTGGGTACAATGCCCGGAGAAAAATCTTTAGAGCTGCAGCAATATTATGGTAATAGAGGCAATCAGTTCTGGAAGCTACTTTTTACTTTATTGGATGCTGAGTTTACCCACGATTATGAGAAACGTAAAACATTACTCGAAAAACACAATATTGCTCTATGGGATGTATTGGAAATATGTGAGAGGGAGGGAAGCCTGGATAGTAATATAAAGAATGAAACAGCTAATGATTTTGAGAGTTTTTATATAAACTATCCTAATATTAAACATGTATTTTTTTCAAGTAAGAATGCCGCTAAATACTATGATAAATATGTAGGCAGAAAACCGGATATAACCTATGAAATACTGCCTTCGCCAAGTGGGGCAAACGCCACAAAATCGTTTAGTGAAAAACTAGAGGAATGGTCTAAAAAAATTTTGCCACTGATTTAA
- the truA gene encoding tRNA pseudouridine(38-40) synthase TruA, with protein MRYFIEFAYNGKNYHGWQYQPHSISVQEVLNKALSTLLKQPIDVTGAGRTDTGVHAKQMYAHFDYDNVINSDSLTQKLNSFLPKDIVVYRLIPLHDDAHARFDATSRTYEYHIHTFKDAFIGEGSWFHFHPLDMDKMNEAAKILFEYKDFKCFSKTHTDVRTFNCVIMEANWKKEGNNLVFTVAADRFLRNMVRAIVGTLVNVGLGKITLQDFREIIESRDRNKAGFSVPAHGLYLTKVVYPYIQED; from the coding sequence TTGAGGTATTTTATTGAATTTGCTTACAACGGAAAAAATTATCACGGATGGCAGTATCAGCCGCATAGTATTTCGGTACAGGAAGTATTAAACAAAGCCCTCTCTACCCTGCTAAAACAACCTATTGATGTTACGGGAGCCGGTCGTACCGATACCGGTGTACATGCCAAACAGATGTATGCCCACTTTGATTACGACAATGTGATTAACAGTGACTCCTTAACTCAAAAACTCAACTCTTTTTTACCAAAGGACATTGTAGTATACAGGCTTATACCACTGCATGACGATGCTCATGCCCGTTTTGATGCTACAAGCAGGACTTATGAGTATCATATACATACTTTTAAGGATGCCTTTATTGGCGAAGGCAGCTGGTTTCATTTTCATCCGTTAGATATGGATAAGATGAATGAGGCAGCCAAAATTCTTTTTGAGTATAAAGATTTTAAGTGCTTTTCTAAAACGCATACAGACGTAAGAACGTTTAACTGCGTTATTATGGAAGCAAACTGGAAAAAGGAAGGCAACAATCTTGTTTTTACCGTTGCTGCCGACCGATTTTTAAGAAACATGGTAAGGGCTATTGTGGGCACACTTGTAAACGTGGGCCTTGGCAAGATTACCTTACAGGATTTCAGGGAAATTATAGAAAGTCGCGACAGAAATAAAGCCGGCTTTTCGGTCCCTGCACACGGGTTGTACTTAACAAAAGTAGTATACCCATATATACAGGAAGATTAA
- the ku gene encoding non-homologous end joining protein Ku, whose protein sequence is MKALWKGSISFGLVNIPVRLYSGTSPHRIDLDMIRQKDQCPIQYVRVCKKDGKEVPWDEIAKGYRKENGDYVVLDKDDFKKASPEKTQTIDIFEFIKEEEIPSKYLEKPYIIEPAKEAKKVYALLREALKKSEKVGLCKFIMRTTEHLGILKVEDNVILLIQIRFNDELRDPGDAKIPSNIKITKKELDMALSIIDQLTDKFEPAKYKDTYKAELIKMIKKKATAKSETKEPAPRKRRKTTAAKDDLLEQLKASLAAIKN, encoded by the coding sequence ATGAAAGCACTATGGAAAGGAAGCATCAGTTTTGGGTTAGTTAATATTCCCGTAAGATTATATAGTGGTACCAGTCCGCACAGGATTGATTTGGATATGATAAGGCAAAAAGACCAATGCCCTATCCAATATGTGCGTGTTTGTAAAAAAGACGGTAAGGAAGTGCCGTGGGACGAAATTGCCAAAGGCTACAGAAAAGAAAACGGAGATTATGTCGTTTTAGATAAGGATGACTTTAAAAAAGCTTCACCCGAAAAAACACAAACCATAGATATCTTTGAATTTATAAAAGAAGAGGAAATCCCTTCTAAATATCTGGAAAAGCCCTATATAATAGAACCTGCTAAAGAAGCTAAAAAAGTATATGCTCTGCTTAGGGAAGCACTTAAAAAATCAGAAAAAGTGGGTCTCTGCAAGTTTATTATGCGTACTACCGAACACTTGGGTATATTAAAAGTTGAAGATAATGTTATACTTTTAATACAAATACGATTTAATGATGAGCTAAGGGATCCCGGTGATGCAAAGATACCTTCAAACATTAAAATCACTAAGAAAGAGCTGGACATGGCTCTCTCCATTATCGATCAGCTTACAGATAAGTTTGAACCAGCTAAGTATAAGGACACATATAAGGCTGAACTTATAAAGATGATTAAAAAGAAAGCTACTGCAAAATCCGAAACTAAAGAGCCTGCACCAAGAAAACGAAGAAAAACCACAGCCGCAAAAGATGATTTGCTGGAACAGCTTAAAGCAAGCCTGGCAGCTATTAAAAACTAA
- a CDS encoding YciE/YciF ferroxidase family protein produces MKSATKTTAKKSTTAKTAAEGKVKSKSTAAEALHDLYIDSLKDIYWAEKALLKALPKMAKNATTKSLSDTIDSHMTETEGQIERLEKVFEMAGKKASGKKCEAMAGLLKEGEDILESTEPGAVRDAGIIAASQKIEHYEIATYGTLCAFAKTLGYDDAAKILHETLMEEKAADQKLTDNAYNKINFEATEN; encoded by the coding sequence ATGAAATCAGCAACAAAAACAACAGCTAAAAAAAGTACAACCGCTAAAACTGCTGCGGAAGGAAAAGTAAAATCTAAGTCTACTGCTGCAGAAGCATTACACGATCTTTATATAGATAGCCTTAAAGACATTTACTGGGCCGAAAAAGCACTTTTAAAAGCATTGCCTAAAATGGCTAAAAATGCAACAACTAAAAGCCTTAGCGATACTATTGACAGCCACATGACAGAAACTGAAGGTCAGATTGAAAGACTGGAAAAAGTTTTTGAAATGGCAGGAAAGAAAGCTTCAGGGAAAAAATGTGAAGCTATGGCCGGATTACTGAAAGAAGGTGAAGACATTTTAGAAAGCACTGAACCGGGAGCTGTAAGAGATGCAGGTATAATAGCAGCTTCTCAAAAAATTGAGCATTACGAAATAGCTACTTACGGTACACTATGTGCCTTTGCAAAAACACTTGGTTATGATGATGCTGCAAAAATTCTTCATGAAACATTAATGGAAGAAAAAGCAGCCGACCAAAAGCTAACAGATAACGCTTACAATAAAATAAACTTTGAAGCTACAGAAAACTAA